One Leptotrichia hongkongensis genomic window carries:
- a CDS encoding winged helix-turn-helix domain-containing protein, which yields MKVLVFNKNEKTRMVVGQLLKELSFNVILAENEEQMLDALKTESLDISFLDISSIEDFPLAIERIIRYKRQSYILMAIEQDDRYAKTEALLKGIDDYIYNDFRLEELSAKFRAIVRILNKRLTEDEMGILTAYDLTLNPANREVKRDGKEIELTNKEFLLLEYFLRNKNRVLTRTMISEKIWDIDFVSESNIVDVYVNFLRSKIDKGHEQKIIKTVRSVGYIIKE from the coding sequence ATGAAAGTATTAGTATTTAATAAAAATGAAAAAACCAGAATGGTTGTAGGACAATTATTAAAAGAATTAAGTTTTAATGTCATATTGGCAGAAAATGAGGAACAAATGTTGGATGCCTTGAAGACAGAATCTCTTGATATTTCTTTTTTAGATATTAGCTCAATTGAAGATTTTCCATTAGCAATAGAAAGAATAATAAGATATAAAAGACAAAGTTATATTCTAATGGCAATCGAACAAGATGACAGATACGCAAAAACAGAGGCCCTGTTAAAAGGAATAGATGACTACATATATAATGATTTCAGACTAGAAGAACTTTCAGCAAAATTCAGAGCAATAGTAAGAATCCTTAATAAACGTCTTACTGAAGATGAAATGGGAATATTAACAGCTTATGACTTGACGTTAAATCCTGCAAACAGGGAAGTTAAACGTGATGGAAAAGAAATAGAATTGACAAATAAAGAGTTTCTATTACTAGAATATTTCCTTAGAAATAAAAATAGAGTGCTTACAAGAACAATGATTTCTGAAAAAATATGGGATATAGACTTTGTTTCAGAAAGTAATATTGTAGATGTGTATGTTAATTTTTTAAGATCAAAAATAGATAAAGGACACGAACAAAAGATTATTAAGACTGTAAGAAGTGTAGGATACATCATAAAAGAATAG
- a CDS encoding superoxide dismutase has translation MFKQIELTYNFDALEPNIDAKTMEIHYGKHHAAYTNNLNDTLKNNAPQFLEKPIEEILANLDVLPEEIRGAVRNNGGGYYNHNLYFEIMAPNAGGAPTGELAEKINEAFGSFEAFKEKFVQAAATRFGSGWAWLVVNKDGKLKVTSTANQDNPLMPGATPCGCSQGTPILGIDVWEHAYYLNYQNRRPDYISAFFNVINWDEVSKKYEALK, from the coding sequence ATGTTTAAACAAATAGAATTAACTTACAATTTTGACGCATTAGAGCCAAATATTGATGCAAAAACTATGGAAATACATTATGGAAAGCACCATGCAGCGTATACTAATAATTTAAATGATACATTGAAAAATAATGCACCACAATTTTTGGAAAAACCAATTGAGGAAATCTTAGCAAATTTAGATGTACTACCAGAAGAAATAAGAGGAGCTGTTAGAAATAATGGAGGTGGATATTACAACCATAATCTTTATTTTGAAATAATGGCACCTAATGCAGGTGGAGCACCTACTGGAGAATTAGCAGAAAAAATTAATGAAGCATTTGGAAGTTTTGAAGCATTTAAAGAAAAATTTGTACAAGCTGCAGCAACTAGATTTGGATCAGGATGGGCTTGGCTTGTTGTAAATAAAGATGGAAAATTAAAAGTAACTTCAACTGCAAATCAAGACAATCCATTAATGCCAGGAGCAACTCCTTGCGGATGTTCACAAGGAACTCCAATTTTAGGAATAGATGTATGGGAACATGCATATTATCTAAATTATCAAAACAGACGTCCAGATTATATTTCAGCATTTTTCAATGTTATAAACTGGGATGAAGTATCTAAAAAATACGAAGCTTTAAAATAA
- a CDS encoding DUF1858 domain-containing protein gives MERVTKDMNIMEAVEKYPIIAQVLMRYGLGCVGCIISSAETLGEGIAVHGLNPDMIIEEVNMVLEKQEG, from the coding sequence ATGGAAAGAGTAACAAAAGATATGAATATAATGGAAGCAGTTGAAAAATATCCAATTATTGCACAAGTACTTATGAGATATGGACTTGGATGTGTTGGATGTATTATTTCGAGTGCAGAAACTTTGGGAGAAGGAATCGCTGTTCATGGATTAAATCCAGATATGATTATTGAAGAAGTAAATATGGTTCTTGAAAAACAAGAAGGATAA
- the htpX gene encoding zinc metalloprotease HtpX has product MFINTMKTGFLMFGLVFLFVAIGGILGNQQGALIGLLIAGGMSFYSYWFSDKMVIRAYNGQEVTPENNPRLYQLIQRLAKNANLPMPKIYIIPERQPNAFATGRNPQNAAVACTAGLLEMMDDNELAGVMAHELGHIKHRDILVSTIAATFAGAIANIARFLPYVSSGNNRDGNRRRNNVGTAMLLSFLAPIAASIIQMSISRKREYMADRAGAEFSGNPLYLRNALQKLESYSHNIAMNRQDPTTAHMFIINPFSGLGNLKNLFSTHPSTDDRIRELEKMAREQHLL; this is encoded by the coding sequence ATGTTTATAAATACTATGAAAACAGGTTTTTTAATGTTTGGATTAGTTTTTCTCTTTGTAGCAATTGGTGGTATATTGGGAAATCAGCAAGGGGCATTGATTGGACTTCTTATTGCTGGGGGAATGAGTTTTTATAGCTACTGGTTTAGTGATAAAATGGTTATAAGAGCTTATAATGGACAGGAAGTTACTCCTGAAAATAATCCAAGATTGTATCAATTGATACAAAGATTAGCTAAAAACGCCAATTTACCAATGCCAAAAATTTATATAATTCCAGAACGTCAGCCAAACGCCTTTGCAACTGGAAGAAATCCTCAAAATGCCGCAGTTGCTTGTACTGCTGGATTACTAGAAATGATGGATGACAACGAACTGGCTGGAGTTATGGCTCACGAATTAGGGCATATAAAGCATCGTGATATTTTGGTTAGTACAATTGCTGCCACTTTTGCTGGAGCAATTGCCAATATTGCAAGATTTTTACCTTATGTTTCAAGCGGAAATAATAGAGATGGGAATAGAAGAAGAAATAATGTTGGAACAGCAATGCTTCTTTCTTTTTTAGCTCCAATAGCAGCTTCTATAATTCAAATGTCTATTTCAAGAAAAAGAGAATACATGGCAGACAGAGCTGGAGCTGAATTTTCAGGAAATCCATTATACTTACGTAATGCACTGCAAAAATTGGAAAGTTACAGCCACAACATTGCCATGAACAGACAAGATCCTACAACAGCCCATATGTTCATAATAAATCCATTTTCAGGCCTTGGAAATCTTAAAAATTTATTTAGCACACACCCTTCTACTGATGACAGAATAAGAGAACTTGAAAAAATGGCAAGAGAACAACATTTATTATAG
- a CDS encoding tRNA threonylcarbamoyladenosine dehydratase, producing the protein MSDKNQTFARFSMMVGEEGIEKLGKSRVIIFGVGGVGSYTVEALVRAGVGQITMVDFDEISESNINRQLHSLRSTIGKSKIDVMKDRILDINPDCKVELVKRLVYDDVDEVLGNNKYDFVVDAIDVIGSKINLIEYCAKNNINIISSMGFGNKMHPEMIEIAKIKNTSVCPMARTIRSILKKKGITNVPVAFSKEIPVQPNKSELFKEELPTEFRENNKIPRKTTPGSNSFVPGAAGLVLASYVVRKLLEWD; encoded by the coding sequence ATGAGTGATAAAAATCAGACATTTGCTAGATTTTCTATGATGGTTGGGGAAGAAGGGATTGAGAAATTGGGAAAATCTAGAGTTATAATTTTTGGAGTTGGCGGGGTTGGCTCTTATACTGTGGAGGCTTTGGTACGTGCAGGAGTTGGGCAAATTACTATGGTTGATTTTGATGAGATTTCGGAGTCGAATATTAATAGACAGCTGCATTCACTTAGAAGCACAATAGGCAAGTCTAAGATTGATGTTATGAAAGACAGAATTTTGGATATTAATCCAGATTGTAAGGTTGAACTTGTAAAAAGATTAGTTTATGACGATGTGGATGAAGTTTTGGGAAATAACAAATATGATTTTGTCGTGGATGCTATTGATGTCATTGGAAGCAAGATTAATTTGATTGAATATTGTGCGAAAAATAACATAAACATTATTTCTTCAATGGGATTTGGGAACAAGATGCACCCTGAAATGATAGAAATTGCAAAAATAAAAAATACCTCTGTTTGTCCGATGGCAAGAACTATCAGAAGTATTTTGAAAAAGAAAGGGATTACAAATGTTCCAGTTGCATTTTCAAAAGAAATACCTGTACAGCCAAATAAGTCAGAACTATTTAAGGAAGAATTGCCAACTGAATTTAGGGAAAATAATAAAATTCCGAGAAAAACTACACCTGGAAGTAATTCGTTTGTCCCAGGAGCAGCTGGTCTTGTACTAGCTTCTTATGTAGTGAGAAAGTTATTGGAGTGGGATTAA
- a CDS encoding cell division protein FtsZ: MSVKVIGIGGMGINFVNFMIASGVRKVEYITIDTDSKNSERSHAEKKIFLDTGVKECSREQAERVALQCENQFRELLKGTDILFLTAGVGGATGSGIMPVILEVAKKLRIFTVSIIARPFYLEGFENLKIANTGIKKIEKLADSMIVVMNEKLYNYVGKNSLETAYKKANFIIKEGIESIVNILTEIGFMNIDFLDVKSVLQDSKDTIIRVGEAKGDNAVDKIIEQIKKNNLFEGKLEDAKRVLINFIAAEDVSLEYIRQITERISDIIEDKNVNLIWGVIFNQNYRDVGKIKTVVISSV; the protein is encoded by the coding sequence ATGAGTGTAAAAGTTATTGGAATTGGCGGAATGGGGATAAATTTTGTAAATTTTATGATAGCTTCAGGAGTAAGAAAGGTTGAATATATAACGATTGATACAGATAGTAAGAATTCTGAGCGAAGTCATGCTGAAAAAAAGATTTTTTTAGATACCGGGGTTAAGGAATGCAGCAGAGAGCAGGCCGAGAGAGTGGCACTTCAATGCGAGAATCAATTTCGGGAATTGCTTAAGGGAACAGACATTCTATTTTTGACTGCAGGAGTTGGAGGGGCAACTGGAAGTGGAATAATGCCTGTTATTCTTGAAGTTGCAAAAAAATTGAGAATTTTTACTGTCAGTATTATTGCACGTCCATTTTATCTTGAAGGATTTGAGAATTTGAAGATTGCAAATACAGGTATTAAGAAGATTGAAAAACTTGCAGATAGCATGATTGTTGTTATGAATGAAAAGCTGTATAATTATGTTGGCAAAAATTCTCTTGAAACAGCCTATAAAAAAGCTAACTTTATTATAAAGGAAGGTATTGAGAGCATTGTAAATATTCTGACGGAAATTGGATTTATGAATATTGACTTTTTGGATGTAAAATCAGTTCTTCAAGATTCAAAGGATACGATTATTCGTGTTGGAGAAGCAAAAGGCGACAATGCTGTTGATAAGATAATTGAACAGATAAAGAAAAATAATTTATTTGAAGGAAAATTAGAGGATGCTAAAAGAGTTCTTATAAATTTTATTGCAGCAGAAGATGTTTCATTAGAATATATTAGGCAGATAACAGAAAGAATTTCAGATATTATAGAAGATAAAAATGTTAATTTGATATGGGGAGTTATATTTAATCAAAATTATAGAGATGTTGGGAAAATAAAGACAGTAGTGATATCAAGTGTATAA
- a CDS encoding DUF5362 family protein, whose protein sequence is MDLENKKSEEDFLVEEKKSEIEKNERHFNNVESLNKIRNEVIGNSSIEQNRSNNFESNSSNTNDSITLTLDALTTKNMKFMATVIKVFSVLGIIVGVFQIFAFFIGILTIIISLKFLKSANALEEALLMKDENKLKQYFNEQSKALKLYIIFIIVSIVIGIVVYGFIIAALISGVLNSSSYYNSY, encoded by the coding sequence ATGGATTTGGAAAATAAAAAAAGTGAAGAGGATTTCTTAGTCGAAGAAAAAAAATCTGAAATTGAAAAAAATGAACGGCATTTTAATAACGTTGAGTCATTAAATAAAATAAGAAATGAAGTAATTGGTAATTCAAGTATTGAACAAAATAGATCGAATAATTTTGAATCAAATTCCAGCAATACAAATGATTCAATTACATTAACTTTAGATGCACTAACTACTAAAAATATGAAATTTATGGCAACAGTTATAAAAGTTTTCTCAGTATTAGGAATTATTGTGGGAGTTTTCCAAATATTTGCATTCTTTATTGGAATCCTAACAATTATAATATCACTAAAATTTCTTAAATCAGCAAATGCTTTAGAAGAAGCTCTACTTATGAAAGATGAAAATAAATTAAAACAATACTTTAATGAACAATCTAAAGCCTTGAAATTATACATTATCTTTATAATTGTTAGTATTGTTATAGGTATTGTTGTTTATGGATTTATCATCGCTGCACTTATATCAGGTGTTTTAAACAGTTCTTCTTATTACAACTCATACTAA
- a CDS encoding autotransporter-associated N-terminal domain-containing protein produces MIFYIVNYIFIIRSKKMTNNLRNLQKDLRAFAKKTKDFKYTDSALVTFLMTGVVSITSNLFSQTTEKNVENQKQEISSSIKSIHQKVKETRRENSKLLKSTNLELIQLMEQGDHVVKSPWSSWQYGINYFNNNWNGTYKGRGDKKEKYPYEGVFERSSNIYERAISPDSSNYGLLDKNRKANSASGSAKGYGIASVKSVKEPIIPFEVRAGIRPRNVNKSPIVIAAKSVVTPTLPETISFTPPKPVIGLPELPELPAPPTFNIQLGSYCNYMADCGSSVNGGAYNYDFDLNAFSVLANAPGTKGRLRDGYPSLRHSWTNTGSVLLKSYFDTETNYNLTTNLTVNSENPLNETQKQSERNAGRGYNAQNFLVGGSRAATMDNAPANTDVKLDNKATVNLVGPLTVGFEVQTDTYYGPNGSKREMVNTGTITDASETTLANIGGLAKGASAPLTLAPLLGGTTVDVNRTAAGYTGYKIGMILTYENDDRRVNSKYVLTNNGTIDFGGEKSIGIQVYAPGSPSLVEVTNTNKMNIGGTASYGMKWSSRVAPNSTMENTGILNVSGDAGVDSKNNPVNSLSSGIAVIEDSNYSNATSIRAYQGRVKNNGIINVSGGKGNTGMVLITNAADDITNDAAGTINVSSTEKRQNIAMRVGKGSVSTDAPGTPKAINNGTITLDGDSSIGMVGINADVVNNAGKTISGNTIINGIGMATSGGQLNNSGKIELKGTGTATNVGVYMTKGTGNPSGTLAATSDISVKGDNSTGVLITNGTLNYGGTTTAEGNGVTGLVIGDNSTNTADVTTTSTGTVKVNDGAGGSAGVYEYLDGSGNKVKKGSYGIVAGKNSKLISSGTNSINVDANVKEAESIGVYSGENATLEVGDHTVKAYEGAVNYDADKGKITLKGTGTATTGQKSLLFYLGEDGSGKVAIDGKMNATIEGGTTPNTRGNAFYYVGNGGNFGKTQIEGWAKNNFGDGTNTTLGNLTLDMKQGSRLFIAQNVGMDLSDTTGDAVSKATGAHINGTDYKTFMLYLSNLTINQDVNLDDANDAFNQLEISNSSITNANTKTITGTQANQVAMAQENNKGLYARNKVTLSNEGTINLSGAGSTGMYAKFGELYNKAAGVMTIGDKSTAIYGTEDSLIENAGKITIGSNSTGLYSEGSTTQAINNPGLIESAGNDSVAISYKPDAALSSGVILENTGKITMTGDRNTAIYATGTPGYTAKNSGTITLGDSASITSPNVALYTEHNTVTLENTGTIDSGNNTIGIYGYNTENSGNLKIGNAAIGIYSQSGNVNLTGGTITTGTDEAVGVYTVGSGQTVTNSGTAFNIGNNSFGFVNVGTGNTINSKISNVGLGDKNVYVYSSDTSGTVTNSTNMTSTGGQNYGIYSAGTVTNNGNIDFSNGLGNVAVYSIKGGTATNNGTITVGESDISAVDSSGNLAPLYSIGMGAGYETTDTGNIINKGTINVNGKHSIGMYASGAGSTATNDGNIVLNANNTTGIYADNGATAINNSSITTGSGTYKNTVGVYLGENSKLINNKGATIDINAKNGVGVYLKGGTVENYGTIKVNGSTKDEDTIYEYTVPATGKGVGGVKIDAPAGASTATITVNGVPQTPVVVNTMAKNPISVSASSIGLYINTSGVNYTKSIDGLQNLTSEADLIIGSEAAESTTSKYILVNDPNIINPYRIAMLKNPNIKWNVYSGSIGWIATPTLDSNGVITSLYMAKIPYTEWTGREESPVNSTDTFNFADGLEQRYGVEALGSRENQLFQKLNGIGNNEEVLLYQAFDEMMGHQYGNVQQRINSTGNLLDKELNHLQRDWRNPSKQSNKIKVFGMRDEYSTDTAGIIDYTSNVTGVAYVHEDEKIKMGNSDGWYAGVVNNRFKFKDIGKSKENQTMVKLGVFKKMSPSSDHNGSLQWTIGGDVFAGINEMKRRYLVVDEIFEAKSNYNSYGAALKTDLGYDIRLSERTHFRPYGALKMEYGRFNSI; encoded by the coding sequence ATGATATTTTATATAGTTAATTATATATTTATCATACGAAGTAAAAAGATGACAAATAATCTTAGAAATTTGCAAAAAGATTTACGTGCATTTGCAAAAAAAACAAAAGATTTTAAATACACAGATTCTGCATTGGTCACATTTTTAATGACAGGGGTAGTATCGATTACAAGTAATTTGTTTTCACAAACTACAGAGAAAAACGTAGAAAATCAAAAACAGGAGATTTCATCTTCAATAAAAAGTATACATCAAAAGGTTAAGGAAACACGAAGAGAGAATAGTAAATTATTAAAAAGCACAAATCTTGAACTGATTCAATTAATGGAGCAAGGAGATCATGTTGTTAAATCTCCTTGGAGCAGCTGGCAATATGGAATTAATTATTTTAATAATAATTGGAATGGAACTTACAAAGGAAGAGGAGATAAAAAAGAAAAATATCCTTATGAAGGGGTATTTGAAAGAAGCTCGAATATTTATGAAAGGGCAATATCCCCAGACAGTAGTAACTATGGTCTATTAGACAAAAATAGAAAAGCAAATTCTGCTTCAGGTTCAGCAAAAGGATATGGTATAGCCAGTGTAAAATCGGTAAAAGAGCCAATTATACCTTTTGAAGTACGTGCAGGAATACGTCCAAGAAATGTAAATAAATCGCCAATTGTAATAGCAGCAAAAAGTGTGGTTACACCAACGTTACCAGAAACAATTAGCTTTACACCACCAAAACCAGTTATTGGATTGCCAGAATTGCCAGAATTACCAGCACCACCTACTTTTAATATACAGCTAGGATCTTACTGTAATTATATGGCAGATTGTGGAAGTAGCGTAAATGGTGGAGCTTATAATTATGATTTTGATCTTAATGCTTTTTCGGTTTTAGCTAATGCTCCTGGTACTAAAGGAAGACTTAGAGACGGCTATCCGTCATTAAGACATTCTTGGACTAATACAGGAAGTGTTTTATTAAAATCATACTTTGATACAGAAACAAATTACAATTTAACAACTAATTTAACAGTTAATTCAGAAAATCCGCTTAATGAAACTCAAAAGCAATCTGAAAGAAATGCGGGAAGAGGATATAATGCACAAAATTTTTTAGTTGGTGGTTCTCGGGCAGCTACAATGGATAATGCACCAGCAAATACAGATGTTAAACTTGATAACAAGGCAACAGTTAATTTGGTTGGGCCTTTGACAGTGGGATTTGAAGTTCAAACAGATACATATTACGGGCCAAATGGAAGTAAAAGAGAAATGGTTAATACAGGAACAATAACAGATGCTTCTGAAACGACGCTTGCAAATATCGGTGGATTAGCCAAAGGAGCTTCTGCACCATTAACTCTTGCACCATTACTAGGTGGGACAACTGTTGATGTAAATAGAACTGCTGCTGGATATACAGGATATAAAATTGGTATGATATTAACTTATGAGAATGACGATAGAAGAGTTAATAGTAAATATGTATTAACAAATAATGGAACAATTGATTTTGGTGGTGAAAAATCAATAGGAATTCAAGTTTATGCTCCTGGTTCACCTTCACTTGTAGAAGTTACAAATACAAATAAGATGAATATAGGCGGTACAGCGAGCTATGGTATGAAATGGTCTTCACGTGTAGCACCTAATAGTACGATGGAAAATACTGGAATACTTAATGTAAGTGGGGATGCAGGAGTTGATTCTAAGAATAATCCAGTAAATTCATTGTCATCAGGAATAGCAGTTATAGAAGATTCTAATTATAGCAATGCTACTTCAATAAGAGCATATCAAGGAAGAGTAAAAAATAATGGAATAATAAATGTTTCTGGTGGTAAAGGTAATACCGGTATGGTTTTGATTACGAATGCCGCTGATGATATAACAAATGATGCAGCTGGAACAATTAATGTCAGCAGTACTGAAAAAAGACAAAATATAGCTATGAGAGTAGGTAAAGGCTCAGTATCAACAGATGCACCCGGGACACCTAAAGCAATAAATAACGGAACAATCACTTTAGATGGCGATTCATCAATAGGAATGGTTGGAATAAATGCAGATGTTGTAAATAATGCAGGTAAAACAATAAGCGGTAATACAATCATTAATGGAATTGGAATGGCAACTAGTGGTGGACAGCTTAATAACTCAGGAAAAATCGAGTTGAAGGGAACAGGAACAGCAACTAATGTTGGTGTATATATGACTAAAGGAACTGGTAACCCATCGGGAACACTTGCTGCAACAAGTGATATTAGTGTAAAAGGTGATAATTCAACAGGTGTATTGATTACAAATGGTACATTAAATTATGGTGGAACTACTACAGCTGAAGGAAATGGAGTTACAGGATTAGTTATTGGAGATAATTCAACTAATACTGCTGATGTAACAACTACATCTACAGGAACTGTAAAAGTAAATGATGGTGCAGGTGGTTCTGCTGGAGTGTATGAATATTTAGATGGCTCAGGAAATAAAGTTAAAAAGGGTTCTTATGGTATTGTTGCTGGTAAAAATTCAAAACTTATAAGCAGCGGTACAAACAGTATAAATGTGGACGCTAATGTAAAAGAAGCAGAATCAATTGGGGTATATTCAGGTGAAAATGCCACACTGGAAGTTGGAGACCACACTGTAAAAGCATATGAGGGAGCAGTAAACTATGATGCTGATAAAGGTAAGATTACATTAAAAGGGACAGGAACAGCAACTACAGGGCAAAAATCATTACTATTCTATCTTGGTGAAGATGGTTCAGGAAAAGTTGCCATAGATGGAAAGATGAATGCGACTATTGAAGGCGGAACTACTCCTAATACCAGAGGAAATGCCTTTTATTATGTAGGAAATGGTGGTAACTTTGGAAAAACTCAAATTGAAGGATGGGCAAAAAATAATTTTGGAGATGGAACAAATACAACTTTAGGGAATCTTACGCTAGATATGAAGCAGGGGTCAAGATTATTTATTGCTCAAAATGTTGGAATGGACTTGTCTGATACAACAGGAGATGCTGTCTCAAAAGCTACAGGAGCACATATAAATGGAACTGACTATAAGACATTTATGCTGTACTTAAGCAACCTTACAATTAATCAGGATGTAAACTTGGATGATGCCAATGATGCATTCAATCAGCTTGAAATTTCAAATTCGTCAATAACGAATGCAAATACTAAGACTATTACAGGAACACAGGCTAATCAGGTTGCAATGGCTCAGGAAAATAACAAGGGTCTGTATGCAAGAAATAAGGTTACATTATCAAATGAAGGAACAATTAATTTAAGTGGTGCAGGTTCTACTGGAATGTATGCTAAGTTTGGAGAACTATACAACAAAGCAGCAGGGGTTATGACAATAGGTGATAAGTCAACAGCTATCTATGGAACTGAGGATTCATTGATTGAAAATGCAGGTAAGATTACAATAGGTTCTAATTCAACAGGATTGTATTCAGAAGGTTCTACAACACAGGCAATAAACAATCCAGGATTAATAGAATCAGCAGGAAATGATTCGGTTGCAATTTCTTACAAACCAGATGCGGCACTTTCTTCAGGAGTAATACTGGAAAATACAGGAAAAATCACTATGACAGGTGATAGAAATACGGCAATATATGCAACTGGAACACCAGGATATACAGCCAAGAACAGTGGAACAATAACATTGGGAGATTCAGCTTCAATTACTAGCCCTAACGTTGCACTTTACACTGAGCATAATACTGTAACACTTGAAAATACTGGAACAATAGATTCTGGAAATAATACAATTGGGATTTATGGATATAATACAGAAAATTCAGGTAACTTGAAGATAGGAAATGCAGCAATTGGAATATATTCTCAAAGTGGAAATGTAAATTTAACAGGCGGAACAATAACAACAGGAACAGATGAAGCAGTTGGGGTTTACACAGTAGGAAGCGGGCAGACTGTCACAAATAGTGGAACTGCATTTAACATTGGAAACAATTCATTTGGATTTGTAAATGTTGGTACAGGAAATACAATAAATTCCAAGATTTCAAACGTTGGACTAGGAGATAAGAATGTATACGTGTATTCAAGTGATACATCAGGAACAGTAACAAATTCTACAAATATGACTTCTACAGGCGGACAAAATTACGGTATTTATTCAGCTGGAACAGTAACAAATAATGGAAACATTGATTTTTCAAATGGTTTAGGAAATGTGGCAGTTTACAGTATTAAAGGTGGAACTGCAACAAATAATGGAACAATCACAGTAGGAGAATCAGATATTTCAGCTGTTGACAGTAGCGGTAATCTAGCTCCTCTGTATTCAATAGGTATGGGTGCAGGATATGAAACAACTGATACAGGTAACATAATAAATAAAGGAACAATTAATGTAAACGGGAAACATAGTATCGGTATGTATGCAAGTGGTGCGGGAAGTACAGCGACAAATGATGGAAATATCGTATTGAACGCAAATAACACAACAGGTATCTATGCTGATAATGGAGCAACTGCAATTAATAACAGCTCAATTACAACAGGTTCAGGAACTTACAAAAATACAGTTGGAGTATATCTTGGAGAAAATTCAAAATTGATAAATAATAAAGGTGCGACTATCGACATAAATGCGAAAAACGGTGTGGGAGTTTACTTAAAAGGTGGAACAGTGGAAAACTACGGAACTATAAAAGTAAATGGAAGCACAAAAGATGAAGATACAATTTATGAATATACAGTGCCTGCAACAGGAAAAGGAGTAGGAGGAGTAAAAATTGATGCACCTGCGGGAGCCTCAACTGCCACAATTACTGTGAATGGAGTACCTCAAACACCAGTAGTTGTAAATACAATGGCAAAAAATCCAATATCTGTATCAGCTTCTAGCATTGGATTATATATAAATACTTCAGGAGTCAACTATACAAAATCAATAGACGGATTGCAAAATTTGACAAGTGAAGCAGATTTAATTATTGGATCTGAAGCTGCAGAATCAACAACTAGCAAATACATTTTAGTAAATGATCCTAACATAATAAATCCATATAGAATAGCAATGTTAAAGAATCCAAATATCAAGTGGAATGTTTATTCAGGCTCAATAGGATGGATAGCGACTCCAACATTGGATTCAAACGGAGTAATAACAAGTCTATATATGGCTAAAATTCCGTACACAGAATGGACAGGAAGAGAGGAGTCGCCAGTAAATAGCACTGATACATTTAACTTTGCTGACGGGCTGGAACAAAGATATGGTGTGGAAGCCTTAGGTTCAAGAGAAAATCAGTTATTCCAAAAATTAAATGGAATAGGAAATAACGAAGAAGTGTTGTTATATCAAGCTTTTGATGAAATGATGGGACACCAATACGGGAATGTTCAACAAAGAAT